The genome window CTCAATATTCCCTCCGACCATCCCGCCCGCGATATGTGGGATACGTTCTACGTGGATGCGGATGCAACCAAGAACTTCGGCTCCATGCTACTGCGCACGCACACCTCGCCGGTGCAAATTCGGGTCATGGAAAACACGCCGCCGCCTGTGCGCATCGTGGCGCCGGGCCGCGTCTACCGCAACGAGGCTACCGACGCCAGCCACGAAGCCATCTTCTACCAAGTGGAAGGTCTCGCCGTGGACGAGCGGACGAACATGGGGGACCTGAAAGGCGTGCTCACGGCATTCGCACGCGACCTCTTCGGCGTCAATACGCGGGTGCGCTTCAATTGCTCATACTTTCCCTTTGTAGAGCCGGGCGCGGAGGTATCCATTAGCTGCCATGTTTGCGGCGGTAACGGTTGCCGCGTCTGCAAGCAGACCGGCTGGCTGGAGATTCTCGGCTGCGGTATGGTGCACCCAAACGTGCTCGAGGCCGTAAATTACGATCCCGCCCGCTACTCCGGCTTTGCGTTCGGCATGGGCGTGGAGCGCATTGCCATGCTCAAGTACGGCATTGATGACATTCGCTACTTCTACAATAACGACATCCGCTTCCTTCAGCAGTTTCGCTGAAATCGTTCAACACTTTCGTTGAGGTCCTGCAACAGAGTTGAGGTCATGCAACAGATCTGTTGACACTGTGAAATAGCTGCGTTGACGCAGAATCTGATGTTCTCGATCTTACGCAATGCGCAACGGCAGCGCTGAAAGCAACGTACCCAGCGCCGCGCGCGCGGCGCACTCTAGTCCGAATACGATAGACGTGGAGAGCAACGTCCGCTGGAGCGGACGCTCCCCGGGAGGTTTTTGATCGCATGCGTGTATCACTCCGCTGGCTCGAAGAGTATGTGGCAATTAAGCTACCGGCTGAAGAGTTGGCACATGAGTTGACGATGGCCGGCATCGAGGTCGCACAGGTCATTCAGATCGGTGACTTCTGGCAGAACACGTTTGTCGGCACGGTCGTGGACCTCAAGGGCCATCCCAACGCCGATCGCCTGCAGCTTGTCACCGTTGATTACGGACAAGCGGAGCAGCCCACGTTCGTAACCGGCGCTATGAACATCGCCAAAGGCGATAAGGTGCCGGTGGCGTTGCTTGGCGCCGTGCTCAACGATGCCTATAGCGATTCGCCACAGCGCATCGAGCTTAAGCCGGTCGTCCTGCGGGGAATAAAATCCGAGGGCATGGTCTGCTCTGCCAGAGAGCTTGGCTTAGGCGAAGACCATGAAGGCATTCTGATCCTCGATGCCGAGGCGCCGGTGGGCGCGCCGCTCCAGGAATACATGGGCGATACAATTTTGGAGCTTGACCTCAAGCCCAACCGCAGCGATTGTCTCGCTATGATCAACGTGGCCCGGGAAGTTTCGGCAATTACGGGAGAACGCTTGCGCCAACCGGCAACGCACAGAATAGATGCGCCAACGCTTCCCGTGGTGCGCGTGGATATCAAAGAGCCGAAGTTCTGTGCGCGCTATGCGGCGGGCGTTGTCATAGATGTGACGATAGGGGCGTCGCCGCGCTGGATGCAAGAGCGGCTGCTGGCAGCAGGCATGCGTCCCATCAATAACATCGTGGACATCACCAATTACGTGATGCTGGAGTTTGGGCAACCGCTCCACGCCTTCGACTACGACAAGGTAACAGACGGAAACATCATCGTCCGGCGCGCCCACTTGGGTGAGAAACTAACCACCCTAGACGGAGAAGAGCGTGCGTTGGCTGCCGGCATGCTGGTAATCGCCGACCCCAACGGTCCCATCGCCCTGGCAGGCGTAATGGGCGGCCTGGATACTGAAGTGACCGAGCGGACCACGCGCATCCTGTTGGAATCCGCCAGCTTCCACGCCACGTCGATCCGCCGCACGCGGCAAGCGCTTAACTTACCTAGCGAGGCATCCCGAAGGTTCGAGCAGGGCGTGCCGCCGGAACTAGCCCCCATTGCACGGGATCGCGCCATCGAACTCATCGTCGAGATTGCCGGCGGACGCGCCCGCAGCCACGCCGCGGATTCATACGTCCGCCCGCAGCAACGCCCGGAGATTGAACTCTCCGAAGAGGACATTGCGCGGCTGCTTGGCATGGACATTCCCTTGACGACTGCCGCGGAAAAACTCCGGCCTTTGGGCTTCTCGTATCGCCGTCAGAACAGCCGGCTGCACGTCACGGTGCCGCTCCACCGGCTGGACGTAAGCTGCTCCGCCGACCTCGTTGAGGAAGTCGCCCGCCTGGTAGGCTACGACAACATTCCCACCACTATGCCGTCCGGCCCCTTGCCGGAAGCAGAGCCCGCACCGCTGCGCACGTGGACGGACCGGGCCAAACAGGTACTGGTGGGCGCGGGCTTTGCGGAAGCGATCACTTACACGCTGACGAATGCGGCGCGGATGGATCGCCTCTTGCCCAAGGGGGTGGCGGCTGAAATGCCCGACGGCCTGGCGCGCGTCGTGGCCGAATCAGTGCTGCCGCTCCACTCCTCTCCCCTTGACCTCAAGAACCCCTTTACTTCGGAAGCAAGCACGCTGCGCATCGTGACGCTGGCGGGTCTGCTGGAGACGCTGGCAAGCAACCTCCGCCGCCAGACAAGCGACGTGCACCTCTTCGAGATTGCGCCCGTATTCCTCCCCGTGCGCTCCAAGCTGCCGGAGGAACGCCGCCTGCTCACCGCCGTGATGGGAGAATTCCGCACCGAGCAGTGGGGCGCGCGCACCGAGAACACTTTCTATACGATCAAGGGCGCGGCGGAGCAGGTTCTGCGGCAGTTCGGTATCACGGACTATGGCTTCGCGCCGGTGGAGCATCCGACATTCCATCCTTACCGGGCCGCGGCGGTGACCGTGCGCCAGGACGAGGAAGATCACGTGGTAGGCATTGTGGGTGAGATCAACGCCGAGGTGAGCGCTGCTTTCGACGTCGATCAACGCGCGCTGGCTCTGGTGCTCAATCTCCAGGAGTTGGTGTCTCTGGCTCGCGCCACACCGGAGTTCACGCCGCCGTCACGCCACCCTGCCGTGGTGCAAGACCTGGCGATTGTGCTGGATGCGGAAATCCCCGCCGAGCGCGTGGTGGAGGAAGTGCGCGGAGCAGGCGGCGATCTGCTGGAGAGCGTCGATCTCTTCGACGTCTACCAGGGGCCGCAAGTCCCCGACGGCAAGCGCAGCCTGGCCTACACCCTCACCTTCCGCGCCGCCGACCGCACGCTCAACGACGCCGAAGTAACCACCATCCGCGACCGCATCATCGCCAAGCTGCAGGCATCACTCAACGCTACATTGCGTTAGTTAGCGTGCTGAGAGCGCGAGAGAAATAGGGGGATTCGCCGCTGCTTCTTGCTAGCTAGAACTCACTCAAGGCCAGCGAGCTTACGTATCCCGTCGCGAAAGACCTGG of Chloroflexota bacterium contains these proteins:
- the pheS gene encoding phenylalanine--tRNA ligase subunit alpha translates to MADETTAADIVAQLEALEREAQAQLAVCAAEADLSDWRTTFLGRSGKVTQLLRGLGGLPKEERPRVGQLANTVKGRLAEALEAQQALLKRGQHADTLKSEALDVTLPGDPVRLGQLHPTTQVLNAILGVFERMGFQVVEGPEVEWDHYNFAMLNIPSDHPARDMWDTFYVDADATKNFGSMLLRTHTSPVQIRVMENTPPPVRIVAPGRVYRNEATDASHEAIFYQVEGLAVDERTNMGDLKGVLTAFARDLFGVNTRVRFNCSYFPFVEPGAEVSISCHVCGGNGCRVCKQTGWLEILGCGMVHPNVLEAVNYDPARYSGFAFGMGVERIAMLKYGIDDIRYFYNNDIRFLQQFR
- the pheT gene encoding phenylalanine--tRNA ligase subunit beta — translated: MRVSLRWLEEYVAIKLPAEELAHELTMAGIEVAQVIQIGDFWQNTFVGTVVDLKGHPNADRLQLVTVDYGQAEQPTFVTGAMNIAKGDKVPVALLGAVLNDAYSDSPQRIELKPVVLRGIKSEGMVCSARELGLGEDHEGILILDAEAPVGAPLQEYMGDTILELDLKPNRSDCLAMINVAREVSAITGERLRQPATHRIDAPTLPVVRVDIKEPKFCARYAAGVVIDVTIGASPRWMQERLLAAGMRPINNIVDITNYVMLEFGQPLHAFDYDKVTDGNIIVRRAHLGEKLTTLDGEERALAAGMLVIADPNGPIALAGVMGGLDTEVTERTTRILLESASFHATSIRRTRQALNLPSEASRRFEQGVPPELAPIARDRAIELIVEIAGGRARSHAADSYVRPQQRPEIELSEEDIARLLGMDIPLTTAAEKLRPLGFSYRRQNSRLHVTVPLHRLDVSCSADLVEEVARLVGYDNIPTTMPSGPLPEAEPAPLRTWTDRAKQVLVGAGFAEAITYTLTNAARMDRLLPKGVAAEMPDGLARVVAESVLPLHSSPLDLKNPFTSEASTLRIVTLAGLLETLASNLRRQTSDVHLFEIAPVFLPVRSKLPEERRLLTAVMGEFRTEQWGARTENTFYTIKGAAEQVLRQFGITDYGFAPVEHPTFHPYRAAAVTVRQDEEDHVVGIVGEINAEVSAAFDVDQRALALVLNLQELVSLARATPEFTPPSRHPAVVQDLAIVLDAEIPAERVVEEVRGAGGDLLESVDLFDVYQGPQVPDGKRSLAYTLTFRAADRTLNDAEVTTIRDRIIAKLQASLNATLR